TGACCATAGAATTTTATATTCATTCGCTTTAACAGCTATAACCCTATAACCCACATATGATTGTGTCTTCTAATTCTATTTCAGGTGGATCTTTTGCTGAAAACTTTTATGGTATTAAAAGAGTTGATTGTCAGAAGGATCAAAAACAGGAAGATACAAAACTTTCAAAACGTTGTCTAATTAAATCTATCTTATGCTTGGTAAGATTTTGTTGACAGTTAAAATAggaaatatgtttttgttaactGTCATTTAAAGTAAAGATGTCATGGTTTTAAGTGTACAAAGAATTCTGTCTAATGGCTTTGTGTAAAATTTTGGATAGTAAGCATTAGATAATGATAATTTATAATACATTGCTTAAATGTGAGCTTTTTGTCATATGGTGCATGAAGTCAAGTTAATCTCATGTAAGATGAAATTACCTGAaaatcattatcatgattatgtaccCACAGAATTCTTTGTTCATGTAGGCATGATATTGCTTTAATATCAGAAACTATTGAGAACAATACAAATATGTTTCTGCCTTCCAGTAAAAAGCCTTATGAAATGAATAAGAATCAATTGATCTTTTTGTATTTGGATATCAGTCcagtatttattttgaaaatgggagataactctataataAAAAAAGGCAGTTCTGAGTCAAGAATAGCAGACAATGTTTTGTGATGGAAACAGTATGAATAGTAGCTGCTCTTGCCACAACATAACACATATATCTTGACTTGGCTTTTAACCACTACCTTTTAGGAAAACAAGTTGCTTTAGACTACATTCCACCACATGAACAAAATTAATTAAACTTTGTGTACTTAGATGAGTAAGGtctgcatgattttttttctctttttgaattgttattattttttgacAAGTTAGATATAAGATATACAAGTATcagtattttaatgaaaatattgcAATAATAACTCACTCTTTGTAGGTCATTTTGCCATATATAAAACATAAGTTGGACTTCATTTTTGAAGAATTGAGACACAAAATAAACACAGGAAGACTCAGTCAGGTAAATATGTAATTGTTTAATATTATATAGTTCACATAAAACCTGCTTGAATGAGAATTTTGCTATCctttttttaaaaactacaaaaataacaTTAGTAAATTACAATCTGGTATAACATTAAGGCATTCATACTGTAAAAGACAAGAGGTAGCAAAGATCATGAGGTTAATACAGGATGATTATACAGCTAGGTATTCGCCTATGGTTGAGACCATATATTGTCCTTCAGATTTCTTTTCTTTCCATTTCAGAACACGTTGTTATGCAAATTATATAAAGCATTTGTAGCAGTGTATCCCTACATCCATATGGTCTGGGAAGGCAGTATTCTGGTACATTTAATATCTTACATGTTTGGTAAATCAAAATGGCATTCTCCATTTGTCAGACTTTCAGGTGTAGAATTAGTTCATCAAACAGAGGACGATTTACAGTCAACAAATGTTCATAGTCCAGAAGTGTGGCAAGATTTAAGGTGAGTCAAAAGTAGTGTAATGACATAAaattatgttataaaaatatttttaccttgaaataaaacaaatgagaaaaaatatgttttttcctatgcatttttttaatttataaagacTAGGAACATTCTCCATTTTGTAGCAttcatgttaaacatgtttaaggattgtcaaataaatcaaaacaGGAAATAGTCCAGTTAAAATTTGATTTGTCCATATCATTAGGGAGCCAAACCAAACTGAAAATAAGACCTGTAAATTTCATCGCCTTATTAATTTTCTAAAAGTTTATCTTGACAAGATGGCAGTTTTGTCTTACAGATTAACATTATCATTTCAGCTTGAATAATAAATTACTGTTTGCATGCAAGAAAGCAGTAAATCTAACCGCAGTGACCTTGTCAACTGGTCTGTCAGTGGGCGTGTTCTTCCTTCAGTTTCTTGATTGGTGGTATACTAGTGATAATAATGCTCCCTCATTACTGGCAATGCCTACTCCAGATCCTCCTAAGGTAAGCAGATGACACCTTATTagggttattgccctttaatgacaatttttagcAATGTTTTGTGTTGTTGTCTAACATCTTAAAATCTATAATAGATAGATCAAATCTCTAGAAAAGTTAAAAATGATCAGCATGACAGGATCTACAACTAACTGAACATGGCTGAAATCTTCAGTTCACTCCTAAAAGAGTTGTTGCCCTTGAATGATGATTTTAACCATTTATATGTGTTGTGGCTAATATCTATAAAACTATATTAATAGATAGAtggaatctttaaaaaaaactctaaGGATCAGCAAGAAAAACCACAATATGACCTTGATTGTTAGTTGACctttattgcccttaaatgacgatttttcagtttttcacattttttaacttaaaaatttGGTGAAGTAAACAATAACCAAAAAGAACCTCATTTACTCATACTCTTAAAGAAAATATGTATTGTATAAGCTCCGTTATGTTCAGAGGAAAAAAATTATGCCATATATTTCTTGCAAATTTATGTCatcttaaattttaatattagatTTATAAtagaattatatattatatattttagtctGATGTAGATGATACACTCCCACCCCATGATATATGTCCCGTGTGTCTAAAGAGGAGGACAAATGATACAGCTTTATCTGTGTCAGGGTAGGTCTCACTTTATATACATCCAATCTATTAGTTTTAGATGGAGCTACTTAAAATTATGTTTTCTGATATAGTTATAACTGCATTATTAacataaaacaagtatataaacaGTTTTTCAAGTAATAATAAATCTTGAGTCTATAGAATTTGTGAATTAATTTAACAGAATGAATCAAAAAACATATTATATGAGGTTGTCtgataaatatacaattcaatgtataccagagatgggtccgattactttcaatgaaattgattaaattacaattactttgtcatttgtacgattaaattaaattaatgattacatcatttctgaaagtgtgattaaattaatgattacatctgattacaaatgtaatcaaaaagtatcAGGATTACAGGGTGTTTTGATGAAAAGtaattgaataaattaaattacatgtaatcagagttttggctgattaatgattacaatgattacttaaaaaaaaattgtaatcaattacagctgattaacaattacaattaccccaagtgtGATGTATACttactgtgtattcatttatttacTTGGGTTAaggaaaattgtattttggtggaTATTGGATTTTAcagttttgccaaagtctgcatacatatTAGTAacccatgaataataatgaacccCCAGTCATTAAATCATAAGTttgttttaattacttttcagGTTTGTATTCTGTTATCCCTGTATCTATGAGCATATACAACAATATGGTAGCTGTCCAGTAACCAGTTATCCTGCCAGGAAGGAACATTTAATAAAGCTCTATCCACCAGGGGCATAGTAGCTGAATATACATCTCATCTGTGACAATATTTTATAATGAGCTGGCATACAGCAGGGTGCTATTTATACTATTCCTTGTCAATTATAATATTACTTAAACAGTACACATGTCTATTTAGAGAGAATATATTAGTAGTGTTACCTGTGAATATAAATAGCATCCAGATAAAACAAGGCTATCATTGTATAGAGAATCAACTGTACATTCAACATCTACTTGACAAGAGTTATAACCAGAAAGTACCTGTATTTAGACATTGCCAGAAATGAAGATTAGAAATCCAAATATTCTGATGGAGAATGAAAACCAGCATTGTTTTTTCCTTATTGTGCCAAATATGAATTTAATCAGAAAGAACTAATTTTATGGtaaccattttgaattttttgaattttattttttgttgaatgtTGCTGAATGCTGTTGAATGTTGTAAttgttaaaatgaattaaattaatCAGATTGCATGTTATTAGTTAGCTGCATGTTGTTACTTGTTTCTGTGACTAACATTTTTACATTATCCTAATTACAGTCAAACCTGTATATAAAGTTTCAGGTGGGATCAAAGGAAACTTATTTTTAATATGAGCTAcaaattaaacttaaaaaaagaggggcgaaagatacaaaaggaacattcaaactcataagttaaaaattgacttacaacgccatggctaaaaaagaaaaagacaaacagacaaacaatagtacacatgacacaacatagaaaactaaagactaaactactgaaccccaccaaaaactaggggttatctcaggtgctcaggaagggtaagcagatcatgctccacatgtggcaaatAAAAAAAGGCAAAGGTTTACTACAGAGGGACAACAAGAGGATGCCCTTACAACATACAGGACAGGTTTTGGCATAATAAATGTAATTTTAATGACAGGTTTGACTGTACTTTGTTAAACCAAATCAATATTTGGTAACATGTTACAAAAACATTTACAGATATATTAACTACCTTTAGATACCCTTATAAATCACTGTAGAAAGTCATCTGAATGgtgaatcttttttttaaatagaaaaaaaggagaaaaatgcCAGTGAAAATATTAATGACAAAGAGTCTTACACATACTCaagacaaaacacacaaaaaaaaacaggactttttattattttattactaaTTTTATCTCTAGAGGCAGTAATGCCATCAATGCAGAGGGAAAACTCACACCATACTGCAATTTTTAGCAAGCCTCTTTCAGAGGTGTGATCAAAATCTTTCTAGATGTTGATACATTTTAGATCTGTGGGTTTTAGCAAAAAAAAGCTagaaaatatcaacaaaatatcaactTAATATCAACTTTTTTCTGCATACTTTAACAATTATAATGATTTACAGACAACATTTATATTTTGGCTCTACCACTTGTTTCCAGGGATAGAAAGTTTTTTAACTATTCAATCCACTGTACTGTAgtaacaaacattatttttagctcacctggcccgaagggccaagtgagcttttcccatcacttggcgtcgtcatcgtccgtcgtcgttaacttttacaaaaatcttctcctctgaaactactgggccaaattctaccaaacttggccaaaatcatcattggggtatctagtttaaaaaatgtgtggcgtgacccggccaaccaaccaagatggccgccatggctaaaaatagaacataggggtaaaatgcattttggcttataactcaaaaaccaaagcatttagagcaaatctgacatggggaaaattgtttatcaggtcaagatctatctgccctcaaattttcagatgaatccgacaacccgttattaggttgctgcccctgaactggtaattatagggaatttttgctgtatttggttattatcttgaatactattatagatagagataaactgtaaacagcaaagaTGGTCCGATATCTTCTGCACTTGTAATCATGACTTTATTGTTTTTAGTCACATGTATGGTTTTGGTAATGAGAGGGGAAATGTCATAGCAACTTTCTTTAATTTCCATCACTTCTTTAGGTAATTCAAGTAGTTTAGAGAGTTCACAAGACAAAAGAAGATTCTCAGAGGGTGTTGCAGCTATTGCATAACACCTCATTTTTATGGACGGGGATTTAATCATTCTTTCTTCTAACAGCACAACTTTTGTTAGGGTATCTGCTTCTGTATCGCTAATCCACAATGAATCATCATTACAGCTCACAAAATTATAGAGTAAAGAGTCAGTTTCCCACTGAAAAGCAATTTTAAAATCAACCTCAGTTTCAAATGTCAAAGGGacaaatatatttatcaaaaatcCATAAAGCAAAGAATTAGATAAATATTCAAAGGGAATATGTTTTGGTATTGTAActattatttttggtttttctaGATTTTCTAGTGTTTGGTTGAGAGCCCTTTGATTTACACTAAACACCTTTTTGAGGTTATTGAATTTCAACAAAGTATTTGTCTCATCCAACTCCTGCTTGAGAAAAGCTATACCATTTTGAATTATCTTCTTTTCTTCTTCAAATGTTTGAGTATATTTGTTCTTCTTTGTCTCGAGTTCCTCAAGAAGTTCATTTGTGTTCTCACTTATTTTTTCCTTCAATTCTTTATCTTTATCTAATATTTCTTCTTTTACTTTGTCATAGATTAAAGGGTTAAATTTTTCCAGACTTTTCTCATGAGCAGTTAATTCACACACTTTCTGATTTATACTATTTTCCTTTGTTTTgagaattttaatttttttcatgaaaagCTTCAGATATTCCTGTCATGTTATGGTTCTTATGAAATCTAGAAATGCAACTTTGACAGACAAGTTCATCACATATAACACAAAATGAGCAACACCACTGTCCTAAGTGTTTGACACATTGGATCTTTGTCATGTCAGTGTTTTGTTCTTGATCTGTTTGATGCTTTAAAAAGTCATTTATGTCTATTAATGTATGCTCCTTGGTTAATTTCGGGTGAACTTTTTCTTGGCAATTTTGACACATTTTCATATTGCACTCAATACATTTCCACTTAATTACAAGCTCTAGTTCACAGAGTTCACAATTTTCCTGATTTTCCAttgctaaataaaacaaaaacttccACTTTAAAATACAAGATGACTAACTTTCAGTAAAAGCATTAATACTTATGAAGTTACTGAAAGTACTCTGAGGTAAATGATATGGTGTATAATCTTTGATGTGGTCAAAGTTTATGTAACTATCAGTGttgtttgcttacatttaataAGAGATAGTTCAATGATAAATATTAATCAATTATATTTGTAGTGTTAGTGCATACAGTATTAATGAACAGTAGTCTGTATAAACTCCTGTCTCTTGTTTAAAACTGCATGTTCAGTGACGTATCAAGAAGGGGGTTTTCAGGGGTTAGCACCACTCTTTTTTGGACGATATGATGAATAagtaaaaatctgaaataaagtgtttttaataataatatttatactaaTCTGAACTTTATCTCATTTGTTTTGTTGGTTTGTTTTGGGCTGCTGTATCATTGTCATTGTCTATTTTACAAATTGaatctatttatttatacaaggtaaaacataatgtaaaaaaaaatcaaaccccAGTTCTATTACAAATTTCGGGAAAGAATTGGCTTGAAGAGCCCAGGGAATAAGTGATAATTACAACTCTGAATGGTCAAAATGTTAATGGCATAATTGAAACAAATTGATGAAATGGAATGAAGTCATATGttgatatacaaaattttgtTTACTCTAACTCCTAACAATGAAGTTAGGAATTTGTTGAGCAGATATCTTTATTATTTGCATTTCATTTCTCTATCTTAAttcctgaaatataaaaaaaaactttttttgacTTCCTACATATCCAATATTAGATATTTTGAATATACATGCATATACATTGAACTccgtagggtgacctatagttgtttaaaatgtctgtgtaattttggtctcttgtggacagttgtctcattggcattaatcataccaaatctttttttatatgtaataacaaaactgcaattttaaagttacagagttatttccctttagaTATGAATTCTAGATTATTTGTAAAAATTCATCTTTGACATTCTTAAGATTCTTTCAGTGAGTAGAAAGCTATCTAGGGATGTCTTGTACACAGAATTGAATCACattgaatacatatttttaatttataattatttagtttGACATATGTAattaaatttgttattaaaattcagtttatgtTTAAAAGTTGTTAAgattaataatttatttcatttcctttCAAATTAAATTGATTTTTGCTGTGGTAATTTCTGTTATGCATGCGATTAATCAATAAGGCAGTTAACTCTTTTTGCATAAAATAGTGACCTCTTTAAAACAGATTACAGCAATGAATTGACTTAATAATAGTGTAGTTTTTTCCAAGTTTCCTGCATTTTAAGATCAAAGAAAACTTAACAAATTTTTGCCTTAATTGTAATATGAATATATTAATAATGCCCGGACACAAACTAGGAGGTCTTACATTTTGATAAACTGTTCATTATAAAATATCGGTTGAATTTTCAGGgcatatgaaattttaaaaagtgctCTTTCATATTACAAcataatttattaattatttcatgTGGAGTTTTCGTTAACCATTTGTTGTTAGCCAAATTAATTATAATACTTAATATTTCCACGCAAGTTTCATCTGAAATTCGAAGGATACAAGTTTTCATTGGAGCTGATGAGGCAGGAAACTTTAATTAACAAAAGCTGTTTGATCAGGGTTAAGTAATAACAGTTTTTGTTCtgttcaaaattaaagaaaagacaACCAATACTGGCAATAGTGAGAAATTAAATGAGATTGGAAGCTAACGTTACATCATTGAGTTtaaaaccaaacaatataaataaaaaaaataacaaataggaGGAAACATATAGTACTCTACAATTTAGAGGCTTCTTACTGTAACTATGTCAAGCACAAACACAAGTCTAAAAACgtaatattaaaaagaaagttTCGTAGATATACTATCAACAgcaattttttaaataacaaaaaaatattaaaaaatgctgCAAGACAACTATAGAAGAATGTAGACCACTGCCATAACTGTTTTCAAAGAAAATATGAATACAGTGCTTAATCAAAAAtgagaaaaccaaaaaaatagggttaagataaaaaagaagatgaggtatgattgtcaatgagaaacctctccacaagataccaaatgacacagaaattattaactataggtcaccgtacgaccctAGAGAATGAAGGCAATAAAAGTTGGGGTATGTAAGagtcagtgatttttttttttttagacctaAGTACTAGTACGTACTCTCTTGCCAGTAATATGTTAATGTTTCTTGTTTCATTGAAAATCACTTTTCTTACGAATTAATGATATAATATACAACTTCTAAACAGTCCAATTCACACTTAATTTATAATCTATCCTTCCAGATTACAGAAGCAAGTCAGTTTATAGACTTCTTAGCATCTTATAAAGTCCTATTTAACTGTTTGTATCTGTCAACTTTATCAGTTATGAGGATGAACACTAAATTTACTGACTTATTTATAAGGCATATCTTATCTCTTATGAGTCTATATGAAACCAAATTGGGTTGTAAAAGTTTGATTGTGTTGACTCTTTAAACTTTTCATTTAGTTAGTGGGGGTAGAAAGTTAAAACGTTACTTTTTGATCTCAGCAATTTTCAAGTGTTTTTTACGATGCAATTTTCATTGAATGTTTGTCACTTTTCCACATATATACCCTCTCATAAAAGTTATTGCGTTTATTAAGTTGAGGAATAAGTCATGGTCATAGCAGTAGAGACATTTCATTAGACATATCAAACAAGATTGGAAGAAATGACAATAGTAAAGTTTAATGTTAGGGTGATAACTCATTTCAATGGAAGATTAATTTATATAGATGAATGACAAATTGCTGGCAGCTGAAAGAGGAAATTCCTGtaaattatttaagaaaaagGAATACCTTTTAACCTTCAAATAATAGCAAgggtgtaaatattttttttgttctctGTTCACTTTCACATATTTTTGCTTAGATTATTTAAATCCAATAATAAATTTATGTAGACTTCTTGAATATTGCTGAACATAGCAGTCAAAAAATtgcatttgaaacaaatgtttttCAGAAGTAAGTTTACAGAAATGTCAGTTTGCTATCATATGGTACTGatgaaatattttctaaaaatttaacaGGGAAATTCAAGAAATTTTCTGTTTGATTAAATTCCATATACTGAACCTTAATAAACAAACTTATTTACTCTTATCACATTGAGAACAAGATAAATTCAACGTCCAAATCCCGTTGACACATTGATGTAAGAAATGAATTGAATGGCTAATCCTTTCCCCCTATTGTGGTGGAACTAAAGGGAGATAAGTGTCCAGATACTCTCAAGTGTCTCTCTGTTAGTTCATCATAAATAATAACACCAATAAATGGACAGTGTTATGTAAATATAATTAACCATTGAGTGACTATTACCATGTTTGTCTAATACCTTTATTAATAGTTTGTATCCATAACTATATAAAATAACAACTTTACAAGGCATGCGTTAACTACATATTACGAGAGTTACTAAGTAAAGAAAAAGTTTTCCtgtaaaatatttgttgattacattttacattttaatatgctTATAAGCCATTATTTACTGTTATAATTGAAAGtgttaaaataaatcttttattttattgtattttgtgcACCCATTCCTCTATTAATTCCATTATGTTACAGTCATATCAAATTCTTTTTATAAATGACCATGAAATTTTAATACACAAAGGCATACATGAAATAATGAACTTTAACCAAAATTGCACTATTGaatataaaatgttgaattttatgaataatatttttcGTTTCTTTTCAGTGAATCCCACATAATACAGTGTGTATTGATAATAATATACAGTAAAAGATCTTTGAATATGAACTTGAACAAGTTAAAACAAATCCATGTAATTACAGGTAAATAGAAATAGATACTTTACATTAAAgtttaatacaatatttaaacAACAAAAGGACATGAAACATATCCAATTTGTGTTGTTGCactattgcattcatttaaataGGTTTATGTCAAACCGTTGCATCATTGATGAGAGTAAATAAATCATTCtcataaatatttatcaaagctAATTTGTACAAATGTTTCAAGTATTTAAGAGGAAATAGTTTGCATTTTCCAGAATGCTTTGTACTTGTGAAAATTCCAATGGAGAAGAACTTATTCCATATGTATTGATTTTTGCATCTTCCTCCAATTCCAActcatgaaaaatatttcattaaatctaTTATGCTTAGATTCAGACATGACCCCAAATCTCGGTGTAAATGTTTGTTAAACTTATAAGTGCTCAAGTAGGGTAAGAATCTTCTACTCCATGTTGCACATATTATAGTCTCTCAGGTATTgataataagatatttatttgtttttttaccgaatgaaagtataaaaaaagaagatgtggtatgattgccaatgagacaactatccacaaaagaccaaaatgacacagacattaacaactataggtcactgtacggccttcaacaaaacatgttttacactcAAACTCTAGGAATAGGGGTATATTGCATTTCCCCATAAATGTCCAACTGTTTatctgaaaaatatttttatggaaACTTACTTATTAACTACTGAaatgaatgattttatatttggtcAGCAGCTAGACAGTGATGAGTTGTAACGATTGAAGACTTGTTGCATCTGTCAGACGCTTCATTCCTGTTTACCAATACCctttttttcaatgtttgttttcTACTCATACATTTTTTAGGTACTCGTAACTGGATGACTTAGTAACATGTAGTAAGCAGCTTTGCAGTCACTGTGATGAGTTGTATTGTGTGAGTGCTTTTCCCTGATCTTTCAGACACCTACTACCTGTTACATTGAATTACTAATGAGGGTATGCTTATCATGTACTTtctgataaaattaagtaaaagagagaaaaaaggtACCAGTGGAACATTCACACTCAGAAGTTGATAATGGTAACGTCATGCTAAAAAGAAAatgaccaacagacaaacaatagttaaaaaaacacaacatgaaGGACTAAACAACATTAACCCCACTAAAACTGAGGGTAAGCTCAGGTGCTCTAAAAGGGTAGGCAAATTCTGCTCCACAAATGGCACCTGTCGTGATGCTCATATGTTAGTACAGATCTGGTGATAATTTAAATTgggtaagaagatgtggtatgattgccagtgagacaaccagagaccaaatgacatagaggTAAACCACTGCAGGACACTGTATATGTACAGCCGTCAAAAAGGAGAGAAAAAACATACCACATAGTTAGTAATGAAAGGCC
The window above is part of the Mytilus edulis chromosome 6, xbMytEdul2.2, whole genome shotgun sequence genome. Proteins encoded here:
- the LOC139528756 gene encoding peroxisome assembly protein 12-like, coding for MAESATHLTSAIFTSKPSIFEVLAQDSLMSTIRPALKHAIKVLAETKPDKFAWMLRFYDEIYTILDLILQNYYLRSYSGSFAENFYGIKRVDCQKDQKQEDTKLSKRCLIKSILCLVILPYIKHKLDFIFEELRHKINTGRLSQNTLLCKLYKAFVAVYPYIHMVWEGSILVHLISYMFGKSKWHSPFVRLSGVELVHQTEDDLQSTNVHSPEVWQDLSLNNKLLFACKKAVNLTAVTLSTGLSVGVFFLQFLDWWYTSDNNAPSLLAMPTPDPPKSDVDDTLPPHDICPVCLKRRTNDTALSVSGFVFCYPCIYEHIQQYGSCPVTSYPARKEHLIKLYPPGA